The Porites lutea chromosome 7, jaPorLute2.1, whole genome shotgun sequence genome includes the window GTTGGGGATTTTCTCGCTTTATTTCTCACGCACAACTTCGAAGCAGGCGTTACATTGTAGATGACACACTATTTCTTAAAGTGCAGTGTAGTTCTGCAGATTAGCAACTTATGTTGTTCAGTGACATTCAAGTCGTTTACTGCTTTTGTTTCACGTTCATCTTATTGacgaaatgaaaattttttctcAGTACATTTTACATGTAATATAGTATCCTCTGGTAAAGCTCGCAAATCAGCTTGTTAAGTTAGCGAACATTGAACATTTCAAGAATTATAATTTTCGAATCGAgatcggcacggcagtagcaagACACTACTACTATTTACATGTAGTTGTAGCTAAAAAAGTTTGGACCACTGCTCGGGGCCGATAAGGAAAGCGGTAGAGTGGTTTTCAATGGAATGTTTTGAAGCGAAAACCAAAGTGATTGCTGCGACCGATCCATACGTTGTCGGCCAACCTTGTTAATTCCAGGAAATCTCCATTTCCTGGCCCTTTTAAAGAAAGGCCTTGGACGATGTTGCTATTAGGAGACGCCTATGCGTAACGAGTAGAAAATGATGCGGCGAGGTGACGATTACTTTGCTGGAACTTGATTGCTTGGAATAGTTTGAAAAGTGTAACGAAATTTGGTCGACAAATTATAAGTTTTGTTTTGCAGGGTCTAAAATAGTTTGGCCACTGTTCTAGTACCGCgtttttgtgatgttttttttttgaataacaTAAAGAGCAAACCTTGTGTctgtcagtttttttaaatactgCAGTCAGAGAGAATAGAagtaaaatttttctttgaacaaGATATTTCGTCACCGGTTGTTGTCTGCCAGAAAGATAATTTGCTCCATTTATGAGTTTTGTTTTCACAGTTTAACAGTGAGCGGTCAAATGTCTTAGTCTGAAGTGAAGTTCCTGTTCACACATAAGCTCGCTCAGCGTTAGATTCCCGAGGCCAAGCGAAAAGATCCGAGAGGGCGAGCCTACTCAGAGGCTGTAAAGCTCATATCCTGATTGAAAGCTTTATTAATAAACCCTCTCTGTGAGTTACcctgcgtaacaagcgtttccgcgcgagttcgcgGAGAAAGTTTACTccattggaaacgcttgctggGCAGGCTATTTTCAGGTTGGCCCCAAAGTTTCTAATTCTCTATACCTCTTGATCAGTTCGAAACCTTCCCAAAACTGAAATTCAACTTGGGGCTTATTGCGATACGATGACCCATTGATCGCATTCAGGTAGAAATGAAGTGACAAAAAGCATAGGAGGGGATATAAATGGACTAACCCTACAAGTAGCGGAGATTTAAATGGAGGATCATACCAAGCAatccacttatgtccaggattgaACACATTCGCAACTGTTTCCACAATTTTGGGCAAAAATATTTGATGGAAACTATATCAGAAATGAACAGGGGTCTTACCGCCATCTAAATACCAGGGAAAAGACGCCTCTTTCGTTCCTTTGTCAATGGGAAAAAATACGGAAAACAGGACTGTGAGCAGTCCACCTTAGCTTCcaatgaaagaaagaaaccatAGAACACAACAAGTTCTTTATTGTATATGACTAAGAAACAATATAACAGCAAAATTGCAATAGTTTCTGTTTGTAAGAAAATAACTgtaaaataaatcatttttaaattCACCTCAGTGCTCGTTAACAGTTCCGTGATCCACTTAAGCTGATAGGCCAGGGTGAGGTGGGTTGGTACTGATAGGGTTCTATTAATTTGGTGGATGTACCTCGACTTGAAGCAGCAAAGAATCGTTCACAATATATCCCCGGGTCTTGAGGTTTTTGTGCGTCACAAATCTGGCAAACCCAATATTAGGCTTAACCACTTTTCCTGCTGCAGGCTTTGCGCAACTCGAGAGAGTGGGATCAGTAGTTAATTCCATCACGATATTCTTTTTTCCGTCTGATCCTTCTTGCTGGTCGACAAGGATGAAAGCTATCCTTTGATGGAAAGGCCAAGGCAATAACGCATCATATTCACCTTCCATTATAACTAGAAATACCGAGAGCCAATTATTTTTGTTGGTAATATCTCCGTTGGGATAAACATACAATTTCAATTTGTAGCCGTGATTTGCTGAATAGAAAAGCGAGCTCTCCAATACTGTGCTCTTTTTCTCGCGCGCTTGACTTAGAATGTTTTCAATGTCATTTATCCGCCAAGACAATTGTGGTGGTTTGAGATACAATGCTGATATTTGCTTCGCTTGAGCAGCCACCTTATTAACAAGGAAATCATTCACTTTCTTGAATTCCTTCAGCTGTTTTTCTAAGCTAGAAATCCTTCCATCGTGTAGTCTACAAAGCGAGTCCATTTTTTCTCCAAGTTCTTTGGTCTTCTCTCTAAACTCTTCCTGAGTGTTATGTAACTTGACACAAGCAAGTTCAAGGTGACGGCTGGAGGATGATTGAAGATGTGATTCAATCTGATTCCTCAGGATCTGCAAAGATTACAAATTTTAAACAGTACTGACAAACAATGTACCTACGACGAACAGtcctcggttgttcaaaaggtaggTAGCACTATCTACCTTATAAAAGCACTATCCAGCGAAAAGGTGTTATGGAAACCAACTGCGCTATCCACTAAATAGATACCCAAGAGTGGGAACCCAGATTTTGGAATCTGggcaatttttgcttttctaCGTTACTCCTCGATCACTTCCGATTGTCCATGACAAATCAGCCTGATCACAATGTGTGGGTGCACTGCAGCGCAAACGCAATGGGCGTGGGTTCGGATCCCGTTGAGGCGCCGAATTTGTTTTTGGGTTCATTTGGTTTCATTCAGTAGCCAtcacagatttttttcttcttcttgcaaAATGCGACTAAATatacagtaaaattccgaaaataagctcctccaaatataagccccccaaacttgtaacgcaaaaagccctccgttaaatcgcccctccaaatataagcacCCCGGGGGCTTgcacttggaaattgccctcgaagcaaaaacggtaaatttccttccaactatagggctagcccaatcgattttgaaacgcaaatttccctccatagataatcccctccgaatataagcccctcaaaaagggcctttgaaaaatataagtcccggggcttattttcggaattttacggtatgtttttATGACAAGGGAGAGGTTCCAGCACTCTTCTGAATATTTTGGCCGCGGCCTAAAAATTGTAATGAGATTTTCGATAGTGGCAGACTCGTGCTTTTTCTCTTACTGAAGAACAGAatttgaagggggggggggggggggggaggggctaaAGGAACAGGCGCACAGCATAATCGAACGTAAAATCGATCTTTGATCGATTTAACACTGACCCACAAAATGCGTTTGATTGAATAAAAAAGTTATGACTAGGTTCTTTTTAGACTTTAATGTACATAAATTATGCAAAACACTATTTGTTATACGTTTATAAAAAGGATGCAGTTTTTATAATCACACAATAAACTACCTTTACGTCACAGCCCATTACAGTAAAAGGACAAGAAACAGTGATCAGCGGGCAGTCGCTTTCTGTGTGTTCCAGAATCTAGAATAATACCAAAAAGAGGAGTGTTAGAAAGAGTAAAATTAAAGACTTGGCATAGTTGCAAGATACAGTATCATAAGACAACTTATGATTGACGTTTTGGAGGTCCTAAGCGACTTTCGAGTAATCAGAGAGATTAGAGAAGTGCAACCTGAGTTCAACTTTACATTCTGTGTGTGATTCTTGAAAACAAGATAAATTGGTGTAATAGGGGAACATACAAAAAGGCGAACCTTTTCCCGAGGAACTTCCACTCCACAGGCAGCAGGACATTGTGCAGGGTACTTCTTACACACATCAATGTGTTCCTGAAATAGATTTTTGGGATGTAAAACCAAAGATTTATACATTTTTGAAGTAAAGTTTGAGGGTAGTCCAATCACTCGTCACTAGTTCAAGTAATGTATaagcagaagcatataaccTTCTGGTGAAAGTCAACTTGCATGAGTGGTAAAGTGGTGAGATAAGCCTTTGAATTCACGTGATTGGTACTAGCAGTGAATGGGTGATATTTCAGTGTGCTAATATGAGGTATCACATAGTTAAACTGCATCTCATTTGAAAGATAATTGGTGAACTTGCATCTCATTAGAGACAGTTAAAATTTGTGAGCAAAGTTTTCGTGAGGGAGGCCTTGTCAAGTGGTTCCACTGACATACAAACAAATTCTTAAGTGTTGCTAATAAGATGCTATTTCACCAGTTGTATGACTCATACAAGTCACACCACTTGACAGGACCCCCTCTCTGCACTTGTCTAATGAGATGCCACCAAGTACTGTACTTTACTTTATTTCACTCTAACGTATCACTTTCACCACTTGAACCAATCGCACAACTTAATGACACATACCACTTGAGTCTTGGACCCTTGGTGAGTATTAGACATCCTATATGGGTTAATGTGTTTTCCTCCATTAAAGTTGAGACCCATAAATAATAATGACTGCAAAAGTCAGTGCATGCAACTGAGTATCATTTTGCATAAAATGATAGCAAATGTCATTGTTGGAAGGGGGCAGGGGAGAATAAAGCAGGATGATTGAATTGAAATTACTGTAGTGTCACCCTGCTTGCAGAGCCCCTTTGATCTTCCTGagtgaggaggagaaaaggTGTCTCTGCCTGAATCACATCAAACCTTTGGGATCGCTGCAGCCCAAACTACTGGACCAATCTTGTTCTCTCTCTTCAAACTAGTTTTTTTGAGTGTAGCATCCATTTATTGACAAACCAATGGTTACAACCAGGCCTCCTGTAGCAAGCGGGCAGCTATTAcagtggtttcaaaacaagatGGCAACCACCAGAGTTCCGCCGTCTACTTGATTTGCACGTCATGATCACTGGCTACTCTTGAACCCCCTAGCTTCAAGGGCCCTCTGGCCCCTTGATTGTCTGACAGCCACCTACTTTTCCAGAGTTGGCCGCctacttcaaaacattttgaaaccccTCCTATTAGGTCTGggttaaaaaatatatcccAAGTCGCCCCAGGAACCTACCTACCGTACATGCTCAATGAAGATCTTTCTCCATTCATGCAGAATCTTCCCAAGTATGCCAAAATCAAACAAGCTTTATAAAGGCTTCTGCTGGCAAGGTGCTGTAGGTTTGAAGGAAAGCTATAGtaaaatgatattattatttacCTCTCCCTGACATTTAGGGTGTGGCTCATCGCAGTAGGAACACTGCACCAATCTCCACCGACAGCCTATTGTTACATGCTTGTCCAGGTCTTTTCTTATCATGCTTTCAGTGCAGTTATTATTAGTGCAAGAAACTATCAGTAGCAAGCATGACTCCATGTGATTCTGTTGAGACAAAAAAACTCCTACAGAAAATAAACTGATAAAAGCCTGCTGAACAGGCACACAACATAAATGTGGAAGGGGAAAATCAGCTATGAAGGAACACTGCTTGCCCAGTTAATCACTTTTCCACTCCTTTTGAGTTTTTGTCATGCAGGCTTAGCTGGCATGCCTGGGTGTCTAATTAATAGAAAGTTATAACAATCTCAAAAAATGACATAATATTTGATAATTACATCCTGGCAAGAACTATCTTGACATTAAGTATTAAAATATAAGACTTATTAAGTGTGGCCTTTAGAAATTTGCGTAAAAAATAATTGATTTGCTTTACTTACAAACTGTAGAGTGACTAAAAACTATTAAAAGAGAGAGGACTGGGTTAAGATTTTgtgatttaaaaacaaaatttgataAGTATTGTCAATGGGTAACTGACATTCCTGCACAGTATGTAAATGTTAGTAAGCATAGGTGTGAAATACACATTTTTATTAAGTATAACAATGTTTCTATGAATTATGTCAtgtattgttttattattagttattttataattacatCTTTTTCTCCAAGTGCACCTGTCCACTCACAGCCATGGTTTGGACATTGAATGATGAATGACAGAATTTTTCTTTCGGTAGCCTTGTCAGGAAAAACATCCTACCAAGAGTAATGttagttaagaaaaaaaaagcatatttttttattattacctTCCTTTACAGTACAATTATCTTTTTCAAAAACGTTTTGTCTTTCAAGTATTACAGAAAGCTGTTCCTTTTGGGAACCAAAGAGGTTTTATTATGGGACAAAGCTTGGGTTCTTACAAAGCTCCAGGACTCaccaaaaacattttgggtcCAGAAGAGattaatattttaaagacattttcacACAAGATCAACAGGTGTCAAAAATTGCCACTTTTGGGGCACATCCCTTAGAAACTGGGCTCTAATGCAGGCCTAGTTAATGTTTAAATTTACATCCATAACAGTAGATTCAGTGGCCTGAATTGAGACCTTGAAAGCATTTATTATagtatttctaaacaaattcTGTCAGTTATTAATACCCACCCTCCCTCCCAAAAAAATTCCACAAGATACCTcatacccttcttacccctcaAAGCACCCTATATGTAATCAAAGTGCTATGTGTAATAACAATAACACAAAGCAGAACTCAGAGTAGCCCGACCTAGGCAGATGTTTTTAGGGTTTCATCACAATTAGTTTCTTTCCCTCAAATGACTGTCTGCTAAACTGAGCAGCCACTTATATGTTTATAGGCAAGGAATGAATGATGACCACTAAGAACATCTGTATGGGTGGCTAAACTCAGAGGGGCAGAACTCTGAGTTCTGCCAGTTTAATCATCAGACTGGCCTCCCACAACCAGTCAAAAAAACATAAAGAACCCTGTCAGAACAAAATAGTACTAACAATAAAACAGTACAGCTACTATAATAGTCCTGCCACTGGATCCAAAAACACTGTAAGCCAGCATGTACAAATCAAACAAATATAATTTAGCTATTAAGCGTCATGCTATGTGGATGCCTAAATGTTTAGCTAAGGAAACAGGTAATGATGACAGTCAGATACTCACTTTGTTATGGTCTAACTTCACACTGTCCATAGGGCAAGGAAAATATTGTGCATCTTCAGTGTCTGGACAATTACCCAAGTGATTTGTTATCACTCTGAAAATCAGACAATGATATAGTGTATGATTCCATTCAGTAGGGGCAAAAGCTAGGGTGCTAAAGAAAGTTGTACTCATATGATGTATTTGTAACTTACACCTTTATAGAAATCATTCTTTGGATCTTTGGGTAGCCTGTCCCAGGTGTTCAGATCGTAGAGCATGGCGGTTAGATGGTAGGTTACAAGGAAGCGAGTTAAATTGTACACTGGaaaaacggggggggggggggggggaacgaGGGAAGAATGGGCCGATAGTGTAATACCTTATATGCACATAAGGAGAAAACTTGTAGAACAAAAGGTGGCCCAACCTAGGGGGGTCTAGGGGCATGCTCCCAGCTCCCtcagaacattttaaaaatatatacatatatttttttctgcaggacaTTTTCAGTGAACTAAAATGCAGGAAAATGCAGTagtttgttgtttattttcccTATCTCTAGCGTTGTCAGTAAGGTACCGTGTTTACagggaaaaaaaaggacagtGACGCGACGCCGTCAGAATTATGGAATAATAAAAGGAtatgtaatggtaacaggactgagtggagtccaattcgggctgtaatcatacgagtgattaacaaaatcggacgaccgcgtagcgggagtccgatttgtttaatcacgagtatgagtacagactgaattggacgacacgaagttctgttactaattaatcataactttaacaaaatttgtgatacaataggctatttttttaaaccaaaacacaagaaattcgaaattttgttttgctagcagtgaaaaaaaaagccatttaagcgcgcgcgtgatcgcgcgtactgtccaattacttaggcatgacgcgtactgtcctattaaggctgaaatcagggcagttgagagccaatcagatttgacaattatgttatagttatgattagggAAATACTAACACAAACACACCAATGCTGTGCGAAAAATGTATCAGTCATCctgatttaatgataaaaaattattttttcgaaaaaaaaaaaatcagagttTAGAAGTACATGAGTACGCACAGGCGTATTAAAAAATATACTAGTATGTGGGTGTATGGACGCTATAAAGCTCCTGCTTACCCAACTCGGTACCCAGACAAAGTTCACAGACACCCGAGTGACACCCGctttgaaaagtgaaaaatatctcagattaatattaatgaGAAAATATATTTCACTCTCTCCGTTTTGAATTTTTAGTACCAAGAACACTGAAGAAATACACAttcaagaaatgaaagaaacaaaagagcTTGATATTCAGAGTCGAATGTTAAATGCGTAATaagcttaaattaattttcaaacCTTGTTGATGCATCTTCGAGGCACTCGCGACAGAATCGGTGTCCACATCTCGTTTGTAAGGGTTCTCGCAGAGGAAAATTACAAATACAACATTGGAAATCCTCATCGACAACACTTACAAAGTTTTCCTGATAACCAGCCATGTCAATGAAGCATATATTTAAGAGATCACTCTTAACTCGTTCGCCGCGCTCTGAAGAGCGGGGCAAACACTAAACGGAACCACATGGGAAGCAGCTGATATATGCAGCGCGAAGCCCTGGGAATGAAGAAAAAGTCCGCATTAAAGAAGCAGGGTGGGGAGAGGTTGGAAAATTTAGGGTCAGGAAAAATTATTGGAGTTCTACTGGTGCAAATTTGAGGAAAACAGGAGCGTTCCTGGGGGGATTTACTGTGCTgttcagaaagaaaaagtaTGTGgccacgttaccatggtagcaaaatttctggggGAGTTTAAAGTTTACTGtgcttttcacaaacacgcacagcctcgttcccagtcgtcctcggggATTTCGGATGTGGCGTCCCCTGTCAAAACACGCGAACTCTAAAGTTAAAAAACGAAGGATGAAACAcggaaacacacaaaacggatcgaaatctagcctgtgtacagaccccccctccccttaggaaaaatctgAGAAGGGgtcccttctccgatttttcctgagaaGAGGGGGGTCTGTAAAAAAGCtaatcgaaatccaccaatcacagatcactgtttcctaagaggtccactaagatgattgacggcagcgaaataCGCAAACGTGAGTTGGCCTTTGAACCTGagagttcgcgtgtttttgaaaagcgcagtaaaagcAGCGATGTTTTTGAGCAAGTTAACCGGAAATGAGCCTTTTCGTTTACGAATATACCTTGACACAATCAAATTTGTACTGCAAAGAGTCTTTACTCCAAAGAGACGACTTGCCcaagaatttgttcaaaatcacggccGAAGATcgaagagtgcaaaaagtccacttccggttgtcGTGCGTAGGTCAAAAACGTCGATCTTCAATGTCGAACGATGAAATAAAAGTATGGGCTTCCGCCCGGGCTGCCGCTTTAGTTCAGGGCAATTATGCACTAAAAAGTCATGCATGTATAtatacagaattttttctgccatatttgcaggaccactgtttgttgagatccagattATGTTACCATGACAACGTGAGGTAAAGCTTTTCCTCTCTACAACAGTACCACGAAAACTTAACCAGCGTTTATATTTCTCTCTTTTGTCGAACCTTgtataaaaaaattggtttCAGTTCTCTAATActtacttatccactggatagtgaaagctagaaaaaaatttttttcgttccctttcccctttttttcacGAACGCAATTCATCAGAACCGGCCGGCTAGACCATTTGGCCTTCAAAATTGTCTAGCCAGATCAgtaaattcttaaataatttacatgaattcatgttttaaaaaagccaagagagaataactcttgaaaaagcctatttcagtTTCGAAATGACCCGTTCGGTCGGTTAGTTGTGACGTTTGGAATGCGCTCTTAGTCTAAGGGGCTGTCCACACTTGGTGCTCGGGAACCAGTACCTGGGTACCGTCACAAAATGTTGTTGTGTTCACACTTTGAGTACCCGATACGCGACTGTGTACTCACACTTTGAGCACCCGATATGTGACTGTGTACATCGTTACTCCATTTCACCTAGACGCCATTATGGAAGCTGAGCTTAGCTTCGAGAACAAAGCAGTGGACTGCTCGGATCTTACAAAAATTGCGTACACACAGGGACCCGGGGCCTACTTTTGTGCCCGAATACAAGGACGAGACCTTTGTACTCACTCAGGCAGCGGCACCGTTCCCGAATTTAGGCCCTTATTATTTAGGCCATTTTGTGCTGTTAAAAGTAGCGTATTATCCTACTAGCATTGCtcgattttttttcaaaatgatgCTCGTTTTTCCCAATTATGCTCATTTTAACAATACAATACAGA containing:
- the LOC140943712 gene encoding TNF receptor-associated factor 5-like isoform X1, which codes for MAGYQENFVSVVDEDFQCCICNFPLREPLQTRCGHRFCRECLEDASTRVITNHLGNCPDTEDAQYFPCPMDSVKLDHNKDVFPDKATERKILSFIIQCPNHGCEWTGALGEKDNHMESCLLLIVSCTNNNCTESMIRKDLDKHVTIGCRWRLVQCSYCDEPHPKCQGEEHIDVCKKYPAQCPAACGVEVPREKILEHTESDCPLITVSCPFTVMGCDVKILRNQIESHLQSSSSRHLELACVKLHNTQEEFREKTKELGEKMDSLCRLHDGRISSLEKQLKEFKKVNDFLVNKVAAQAKQISALYLKPPQLSWRINDIENILSQAREKKSTVLESSLFYSANHGYKLKLYVYPNGDITNKNNWLSVFLVIMEGEYDALLPWPFHQRIAFILVDQQEGSDGKKNIVMELTTDPTLSSCAKPAAGKVVKPNIGFARFVTHKNLKTRGYIVNDSLLLQVEVHPPN
- the LOC140943712 gene encoding TNF receptor-associated factor 6-like isoform X2 — encoded protein: MAGYQENFVSVVDEDFQCCICNFPLREPLQTRCGHRFCRECLEDASTRVITNHLGNCPDTEDAQYFPCPMDSVKLDHNKDVFPDKATERKILSFIIQCPNHGCEWTGALGEKDNHMESCLLLIVSCTNNNCTESMIRKDLDKHVTIGCRWRLVQCSYCDEPHPKCQGEEHIDVCKKYPAQCPAACGVEVPREKILEHTESDCPLITVSCPFTVMGCDVKILRNQIESHLQSSSSRHLELACVKLHNTQEEFREKTKELGEKMDSLCRLHDGRISSLEKQLKEFKKVNDFLVNKVAAQAKQISALYLKPPQLSWRINDIENILSQAREKKSTVLESSLFYSANHGYKLKLASILASSLLVTSWNSSLFLFSFTQAR